A portion of the Gossypium arboreum isolate Shixiya-1 chromosome 8, ASM2569848v2, whole genome shotgun sequence genome contains these proteins:
- the LOC108462169 gene encoding uncharacterized protein LOC108462169: MKKVGIPILFLSSMFLMVVALPIRLPIIPRVRANPPRLVPLCTSQLMLVNYACGTVPLVPSLFLSSNTPDVGNENGNGTRSSQGDGNGIENGAGEGENKHRHMHIHKHKHRHKEMTLEQNYCCRWMMILERDCVCDILAHLPLFLSWHLHHYTIFVGEACKVTFTCGGRLRP, from the coding sequence ATGAAAAAGGTCGGAATTCCAATATTGTTTCTCAGCTCCATGTTCTTGATGGTAGTAGCGTTGCCTATTAGGCTGCCTATAATACCGCGGGTGCGAGCAAATCCGCCTCGACTTGTCCCGCTTTGCACTTCCCAACTAATGTTAGTGAACTATGCATGTGGAACAGTGCCATTAGTCCCATCCCTATTTCTATCTTCTAACACACCAGATGTAGGAAATGAGAATGGCAATGGAACAAGGAGTAGTCAAGGagatggaaatgggatagagaaTGGAGCAGGAGAAGGGGAAAACAAGCATAGGCATATGCATATTCATAAGCATAAGCATAGGCATAAGGAGATGACACTCGAACAAAATTACTGTTGTCGATGGATGATGATACTGGAGAGAGATTGTGTTTGTGATATTCTAGCACATTTACCCCTCTTCCTTTCCTGGCATCTCCATCACTACACTATCTTTGTTGGTGAAGCCTGCAAGGTCACCTTCACATGTGGAGGGCGACTAAGACCATGA
- the LOC108462171 gene encoding uncharacterized protein LOC108462171 gives MKKVGIQILFLCSMFLVVVALPIKLPLIPWVRANRPRLVPLCTSQLMLVNYACGTVPLVRSPFLSSNTPDIGNDNGNGTGSSQRDGNGTENGAGEGENKHRPRHKRRHRHRHKEMTLEQSYCCLWIQIVERDCVCDILAHLPLFLSWHLHHYTVLVGEACKVTLTCGGRLRP, from the coding sequence ATGAAAAAGGTTGGAATTCAAATATTATTTCTCTGCTCCATGTTCTTAGTGGTAGTAGCCTTGCCTATTAAGCTGCCTCTAATACCGTGGGTACGAGCAAATCGACCTCGGCTCGTCCCACTTTGCACTTCCCAACTGATGTTAGTGAACTATGCATGTGGAACAGTGCCATTAGTCCGATCCCCATTTCTATCTTCTAACACACCAGATATAGGAAATGACAATGGTAATGGAACAGGGAGTAGTCAAAGagatggaaatgggacagagaaTGGAGCAGGAGAAGGGGAAAACAAGCATAGGCCTAGGCATAAGCGTAGGCATAGGCATAGGCATAAGGAGATGACACTTGAGCAAAGTTACTGTTGTCTATGGATCCAGATAGTGGAGAGAGATTGTGTTTGTGATATCCTAGCACACTTGCCCCTCTTCCTTTCCTGGCATCTCCATCACTACACTGTCCTTGTTGGTGAAGCCTGCAAGGTCACCTTAACATGTGGAGGGCGACTAAGACCATGA